From the Aspergillus puulaauensis MK2 DNA, chromosome 1, nearly complete sequence genome, the window TAGTGGGAAGAGTTCGTCTGCGTGGGTTTCCTCCAGGGGGATTAATTTGATTGAGCGTCCCACCAGggtggttggtgatggaCGGGTTGCTTCTGGGAGCAGAACGCTGTCGCCTAGCGGTCTGTGTGACATTTTCGTCTTATATAGTTGTTGCTTgtctgatcctgatcctgtGGGGTGGGTGTAGAAGCGAAGAAAGTGCTGCCTGGAATCCTTATAACTACACAGTAGTTCAGTGAGACCGATCTTGATTCTTGACTCATAGGGCGTCGCTGGGCAGGCGGCCCGGGCCACTTGCCCGATTTGGAACATTCACTACTCCAAGGGTCCAGACTATGCCCCTCTAGGGACTCTACACGAATTACTTGAGCAGTCGATGTCATAATAAATCCAAACGAGCGAGGATGACATTTTTATAAATGTAGTTGAGCGAAGCTCCTATGAGCTAGGACGGAAGTAGTACAATGAGAGTAAACACTATTGAGTGCCAATATACGTCGCAATACCAGACTTGTCGATAACAGCAGTAGCTATAGAGCAACCATGGCTTATAGCTTAAAGGTCCTTTCGGTCACCGTCGGGGGTACCAATGAACAAGTACGGCTTGTTCTTAAACACCGTACACTCTGACTCGATAGAACCAGGGCGATCCGAGCGAACGTTCACATCGACAAGATCGCACTGGGTGCATTTCGAATCTGCACATCCACCAAACAGGGTTGGCTTATCGGCGTCAGGAAGCTCAGCATTTCCATACAGGATGGCATGGTAGCTTTCGACGTAAACCTCGTGCTGGTTCAGGTCGAGACACAGGTTTCCTTCGCTCGGATCGTAGGAGTACTTGAGCTGGTCGCCATCGGAGTGAGGGATGGGGCAGGCGCCCCTGTTCTCGGAGACGATGGTGCCGCTGTACTGGGCGCTTGCGAGAGCCGTGAGGGTCGCGAGaatggtggtggttgaggcCTTCATTTTGGGAGGTTTGGTGAAATGGATAAGATGACTTTGCTTTTTGGTCTTTGTAGAGATTGATTGATGATTGAGAGGATGCGATGAATGATTGAAGACTACGAGAGGGAGGTATTCAGCGCACCTTTTATATCTTCATCTCAGCGATCGGCGTGGCTACGTAGTTGTACTCTGGATAAGCTCGCTAAGAGGCGAGAGTGAGACATCTATCTCGAGGTGAAGCGAGAGTTTCTCTCACAGCCGCGTAGTTATTGGTGCTTCCGAGATGTTCTGTTGGGATTTTGAGAACTACAATTGGATTTGGCCCCCAGACCGTAGGATCTTTAGTGCAGAATCCCCGAACGACAGGGTCCGAACCTGAACAGGCTGACGGATTTATCAAGGCAGAAAGAATATCGTTGGGGCCAAATCGTACGTTTGTCTACAAAGCCATCGTCACTGTCGTCAGGGACCAGGATGCAGGGTCTGAGACCATAAATAGACGTGCAGACACACCTTGGCACTCCACGATCAGACCGCATTCCTCGTGCGATTGGGTTTAGTCTACGGAAATAGGATTTAATGACGACATTTCATGTGGTTCGGCTAGGCAGCCTCAATTCGAGGACTGCACTGAGTGCATCGAAGCTCAGTTTGATTGTTTAGTGTTCGCTATTCTGAGTTTAGCTATCCTCCGCGGTAGACCCTGTTTAGACGGTGCCGGAAGCAGAGACggcgatcttcttcttggtaGCACCGCTCTGGGAGCCGAGACCCTCGACGGTCTTGACGACATCCTGgccctcaacaacctcgccgAAGACGACGTGGGCACCATCGAGCCAGCTGGTAACAACGGTCTAAAATCCACTTAGCGATTTTCTTTAGCGAAAGGGGGCAAAAGGCGCACTAACCGTGATGAAGAATTGGGAGCCGTTGGTGTTCTTGCCAGCGTTGGCCATGGAAAGAAGGTAGGGCTTGGTGTGCTTCAGCTGGAAGTTCTCATCGGCGAACTTCTCTCCGTAGATGGACTTGCCACCGGTGCCCTAAAGTGTACCTTTAGAATATGTCTGCATTTATCACGGTTGTGGAGGTCGACTCACGTTGCCCTTGGTGAAGTCACCACCCTGAAGCATGAAGTTGGGGATAACACGGTGGAAGGGAGATCCGGCGTAGCCAAAACCATGCTGGCCAGTGGCAAGCTCACGGAAGTTCTTGGCGGTCTTAGGGACGACGTCGTCGAAGAGCTTGAACACGATGCGGCCCAGGGGCTCTGTGAGGGAGTTAGAACAGGGGAAAACGAGGCAGAAACGACACTCGGGAACTTACGGCCATCGGCAGTGACATCGAAGTAAACGTTAGACATTTTGAGGATGAATTGAGTGTTCTTGGGGGAAGAAGTGGACGATGTGAAATTTGCAAGAGAGGAGAGTTGGGGGGAGCAGCTCCTTATATCATAAATTCTCGGTGCGGGGCACAGGAAGAACCCCGCCTTTGTCAGCTACAGCCCACCtcgccctcaacaccaagcaCGTCAATCTGTCCGGCCCTTCGAATTAATTCTCTTGATTCATGCCCTGGTCCCTCATGCGGGACGGAAAAAAGGTCCCAATCGGCCAGTGAGCTTCCGTCGACACCCGTGTCGTGAGCCACCAAGGTGTTTTCATTCGTCGTGCCCAGATCCAGGCCAGATCGTCCTCGGAGGCTGGACACTCGCTGTCTGCGTCATTTTTGGGGAATCTCGAACATGCTACAGATTTCAGGCTAAAAACATAGCTAGAGCTATTTCAATGCTCGAAGAACGCGTTGTTGGGATACAATGCCATGTGCCCCTCGACGCGTCACTAGGTCAACAAGCTCCCGCCAAAACAAActgctgcctgaggcttCCCTCTTCCGAGATTTGCCACCTCAGGCCACGAGGTCCATCTCCAAATGTCTGCCTGGGGCCGCAGCTACGCCCTGACCGTAAACAACGCCTTGCCCAGGTACAACGGACGCAAGAGAATGTGGGATATGCCTAGGCTACTGTTAGCGGACTAACtgaaaataataaacagTCGTTTATCGCAAAAAAGATAGTTTTGGAGGTTGCCGACAAGCTGACGCGCATGGAGAGTTTAGGCAATATATATCGACTATCAAGCCAGCGTTGAAAACATAATGGGAGGAATGTGACATTTTAACTCGATTGTTAGATACAGACTATCATGCAAACGCTGTTAATGATATATTAAGAATGCTACCGCTCTGTTGGTGTTTCCCGTGACCAAGGTTTTCTCGTTTGAATGTAGGGCGATATTCTCTACCATTCACTACAACATTGCCCGCTTCTCTCTGCTTGCCAAGTTCTGGTAGTGTTTCCGATTTAGACGCCATCCATCCCTCGCTTAGTATGAACTTTACGCGCTCGCATATTTTTGCCTcgtgttttcttttttctccgcCGGATTGCAAGGCAGAGCGGGGAAGTGCATCCTCGCAGCTGCAGGGTCGCAGCCCCTCAATTCATGCGGCGTCACTATCTTAATTTGGACTACATTACACTGACCGTGCGACAATGGCACCGAATCTGGAAGCAAGGCACGTTGAAGTGGTAGCTAGCGAGGACCTTTATGCCGATGACACCCGGGAGACCCTTGGATCTGGGAACATCTTCTCTCTGAAGTGGACTGTCGGTGATCCTTGGTGGCAGCGCTCAAGGTGAGAGTTTACTGGACTGAGTGGATGATAGAGGTCAATTAACTTCCCAGTTATGCCGGTGCCCTTTTCTTCAACACGGGTGCATTCATCCTGCCCGCCCTCTACAACACCCTCGTCAAGATATGGATTGCTAATATCAACTCTTCCTTGGTCGCCACAACCGACATTTACACATATATCGGAACTGTTGCAGAGGTGCTAAACGAGGGCCTTCCACGGGCAGTATGGGTTACCATCGCAGATAAGGAAGCCCGGTCGTTCAAAGAACGAGTAGGACTGGCGTATACCTTGGTAGTCTTCCAATCGTTACTTGGGTCGATCATGAGCATTGCATTTGCGGCGGCTGCAAAGCAATTCGCAGACGCATTTGTTCCCCACGATATTCGCGAGGCTAGCATAACATATGTTCGGATCAGCGCCTTTTCAGCACTTAGCTCCGCCATTGAGGTCGCGGTATCCAACGCAACTCGCGCTCTTGACAAACCCGATGTCCCACTCGTTCTCAGTTCTATCAAGTTTACAGTGAATATTGTCTTGGACTTTTTGTTTATATCGAAGTTTCACGTCGGGGGCTGGGTTCCGAATGTCAACATGCAAGCTGCCATTCGTCTGAGCTGTGACCtcattgctgccgccgctggGTTATGTTACTTTTTCTTCACGACTAGTATTAGAAGTCGACAAGGTATCCGTCAGGGTAGTGAATTACCAACGTTGAGCGCGTTTGTTGTTCTGCTCAAACCTGGATCCATCACGTTTCTTGAATCTGCAATTAGAAATGCACTATACCTGTGGCTTGTCCACGGGGTAGTCGCAATGTCAACGGAGTATGCTACGGCATGGGGGGTGTTCACGACAATTCGATGGGGACTAGTGATGGTACCGGTTCAGGCATTGGAGGCGACTACCCTGACATTTGTAGGTCATGCTTGGGGGAAGCTGAAACAAAGACGTGATGACAATCGCTAGTCATGGTTCAGCCTCTACAGTGCGTGGTGTCTCTTTTTCGACTGTTGATCAACACAAGCAATAATGCTAATTTCTAATAGGAGTCGTTCGACCAGCAGCCCTATCGGTAGCAATAGCCGTGACGATCGAGATCCCACTACTTATATTCATGGCCTTATTCGGTTGCGAGAGgttcgccttcttcttgagcCAGAGTGACGATGTATCCGGGATCGTCGCGCACATGTGGCGTACCATCGACTGGTGAGTTTGATAGCCAGGCTCCTGTATTGTTTTACTCTGGTCTAACAAATTAGGTGTTACGTCCTGTACGCAGTATCAACCCAGCTGGCCGCACTCCTACTAGCAACGCGTACATCCTTGTACCTGGCACAATCTCTCATCTCGAACCTATTCTACGTGCTACCTTGGGCGATCGTTTGCCAGGTAGCGGATCTGAGCCCGGATAACGCATGGACATATCACAGTATTGTCTTCGGTGGAAGTTTGGTGTTTTCGTTTGGAGAGATCCTCATCATTGATGTAatctgggcgatgaggtTTTTGCGTGGGCAGCTCTCGACAAGGACCGTTTGAGGTTGGTATATTTTCGGACGTTCAGGTAGGAATAGGAGCGGCGATAGCGTAAAGCATTCTATCTAAGGTAGTTCATAGCTTTCAGTGACTGAACGTtggacaaaagaaaaagggaagtTTTGTTTGATACTGACCACCTTCCCGAATGACAACCTTCCACCATCAGCCGGGGATAATAGTGCATATAACGGCCAGATAGTGATCGATTGGTTATAATGTACGGTGGCACAGAAGGTTGACTTTGGGAATTTTGATAGAGGGTGCCTCCGGAATAGGGATTGAAGCTGCGTTCTAGGGAGGCAACTGTATGGTGTCTTTCGCGT encodes:
- a CDS encoding uncharacterized protein (SECRETED:SignalP(1-18);~antiSMASH:Cluster_1.3), with product MKASTTTILATLTALASAQYSGTIVSENRGACPIPHSDGDQLKYSYDPSEGNLCLDLNQHEVYVESYHAILYGNAELPDADKPTLFGGCADSKCTQCDLVDVNVRSDRPGSIESECTVFKNKPYLFIGTPDGDRKDL
- the CPA1_1 gene encoding peptidylprolyl isomerase (COG:O;~EggNog:ENOG410PM2G;~InterPro:IPR024936,IPR029000,IPR020892,IPR002130;~PFAM:PF00160;~antiSMASH:Cluster_1.3;~go_function: GO:0003755 - peptidyl-prolyl cis-trans isomerase activity [Evidence IEA];~go_process: GO:0000413 - protein peptidyl-prolyl isomerization [Evidence IEA];~go_process: GO:0006457 - protein folding [Evidence IEA]); protein product: MSNVYFDVTADGQPLGRIVFKLFDDVVPKTAKNFRELATGQHGFGYAGSPFHRVIPNFMLQGGDFTKGNGTGGKSIYGEKFADENFQLKHTKPYLLSMANAGKNTNGSQFFITTVVTSWLDGAHVVFGEVVEGQDVVKTVEGLGSQSGATKKKIAVSASGTV
- a CDS encoding uncharacterized protein (COG:S;~EggNog:ENOG410PHMH;~InterPro:IPR002528;~PFAM:PF01554;~TransMembrane:11 (o49-69i123-146o166-183i195-215o231-251i293-315o321-342i349-371o391-414i421-439o451-478i);~antiSMASH:Cluster_1.3;~go_component: GO:0016020 - membrane [Evidence IEA];~go_function: GO:0015297 - antiporter activity [Evidence IEA];~go_function: GO:0042910 - xenobiotic transmembrane transporter activity [Evidence IEA];~go_process: GO:0055085 - transmembrane transport [Evidence IEA]); protein product: MAPNLEARHVEVVASEDLYADDTRETLGSGNIFSLKWTVGDPWWQRSSYAGALFFNTGAFILPALYNTLVKIWIANINSSLVATTDIYTYIGTVAEVLNEGLPRAVWVTIADKEARSFKERVGLAYTLVVFQSLLGSIMSIAFAAAAKQFADAFVPHDIREASITYVRISAFSALSSAIEVAVSNATRALDKPDVPLVLSSIKFTVNIVLDFLFISKFHVGGWVPNVNMQAAIRLSCDLIAAAAGLCYFFFTTSIRSRQGIRQGSELPTLSAFVVLLKPGSITFLESAIRNALYLWLVHGVVAMSTEYATAWGVFTTIRWGLVMVPVQALEATTLTFSWFSLYRVVRPAALSVAIAVTIEIPLLIFMALFGCERFAFFLSQSDDVSGIVAHMWRTIDWCYVLYAVSTQLAALLLATRTSLYLAQSLISNLFYVLPWAIVCQVADLSPDNAWTYHSIVFGGSLVFSFGEILIIDVIWAMRFLRGQLSTRTV